In Stieleria varia, one genomic interval encodes:
- a CDS encoding acyl-CoA desaturase: MSRTRDQSEVSRQAATKLHEFQGDGIPRVLPSRSFRRQHRTHVLLFNILPAIATLIAVAISFWYPPKLSHLYLAFAGWFVTGLGVTVGYHRLFTHRSFATSGSVHWMLAVAGSMAGQGPASAWVAIHRRHHERSDVDGDPHSPALTSGNWRFLRGLWHAHVGWLSTHDVPNPLVYAPDVLRDRALIFCSRFYVPLVLAGVFLPAAVFGISSVSFHEFLLVALWAGGVRLFVTSHLIFTINSICHAIGVQPYDTGDNSRNNVWLSLPTLGESWHNNHHADPTSARFGFRWWQLDVGYVFIFFLRICGLARTVNQHRVSKRL, from the coding sequence ATGAGTCGGACACGTGATCAATCGGAAGTCTCGCGGCAGGCGGCGACGAAACTTCACGAGTTTCAAGGCGACGGAATTCCTCGCGTGCTGCCATCGCGGTCGTTTCGACGTCAACACCGAACGCATGTGCTCCTATTCAACATCTTGCCCGCCATTGCGACCCTGATCGCGGTTGCAATTTCATTTTGGTATCCACCAAAACTTTCGCATTTGTACTTGGCATTTGCTGGTTGGTTTGTCACCGGACTGGGAGTCACCGTTGGTTATCACCGTTTGTTCACGCATCGCAGCTTTGCGACTAGTGGCTCGGTTCACTGGATGCTGGCCGTTGCAGGCTCAATGGCGGGACAAGGACCTGCCAGTGCGTGGGTGGCCATTCATCGTCGGCATCACGAGCGCAGCGATGTCGATGGCGACCCGCATTCACCCGCACTGACATCGGGTAACTGGCGATTTTTGAGGGGGCTATGGCACGCACACGTTGGCTGGCTGAGCACGCACGATGTCCCAAATCCTTTGGTGTACGCACCCGATGTGCTTCGCGACCGTGCGTTGATTTTCTGCAGTCGATTCTATGTTCCGCTGGTCTTGGCTGGTGTGTTCCTCCCGGCAGCGGTCTTTGGAATCTCAAGCGTGTCATTCCACGAATTCCTACTTGTGGCACTGTGGGCCGGTGGTGTTAGGCTGTTTGTAACATCACACTTGATTTTCACCATCAATTCGATCTGCCACGCAATCGGCGTTCAACCCTATGACACGGGCGATAACAGTCGCAACAATGTATGGTTGTCACTGCCTACGTTGGGTGAATCTTGGCACAACAACCATCATGCTGATCCTACTTCCGCGCGTTTCGGCTTTCGCTGGTGGCAACTTGATGTCGGATACGTATTTATTTTCTTTCTGCGAATCTGCGGACTCGCAAGGACTGTCAATCAGCATCGAGTTTCCAAGCGACTATGA
- a CDS encoding ABC transporter ATP-binding protein: protein MNQIQSANRDVEPVVVIKDLTKRYGEFTALDSLTMHVGRGQILGFIGPNGAGKTTTIKILVGLLKATSGQASIAGADCLRDSRKIKRMVGYMPDDFGKYNNMRVAEYLDFFGAAYSIGRRERNIRIDEVLEIAGATHMKDLFVDALSRGMQQRVAIARTLMHDPQVLILDEPANGLDPQARIDMRVMLLRLAEMQKTLIVTSHILPELARICDTVAMITKGKLRAFGTVDEIMRDIQQRRTFEILLPDDVSIESVGQRVRTWLDSHARDTQADDVQNATAETMVRFKTSLSDQEIGGLLTHLIQQGDTVLQFREVMADLEDAFLSVAGDASEAGSDVERSTSDTNETVGSGSVGETS, encoded by the coding sequence ATGAACCAAATCCAATCTGCCAACAGAGATGTCGAGCCGGTGGTCGTCATCAAAGACTTGACCAAGCGATACGGCGAGTTCACCGCGCTCGACTCATTGACGATGCACGTCGGTCGTGGACAGATCCTGGGTTTCATCGGACCCAATGGTGCCGGCAAGACGACGACCATCAAGATTCTGGTCGGATTGCTCAAGGCAACAAGCGGTCAAGCGTCCATCGCAGGCGCGGACTGTTTGCGTGATTCCCGCAAGATCAAACGAATGGTCGGGTACATGCCGGATGACTTTGGCAAGTACAACAACATGCGTGTCGCCGAGTACCTGGACTTCTTTGGCGCAGCCTATTCGATCGGTCGACGAGAACGCAACATTCGAATTGATGAAGTGCTGGAGATTGCCGGGGCGACTCACATGAAGGATTTGTTCGTCGACGCATTGAGCCGAGGAATGCAGCAGCGGGTCGCAATCGCACGTACTTTGATGCATGATCCTCAAGTCCTGATCTTGGATGAACCGGCCAACGGGTTGGATCCTCAAGCACGGATTGACATGCGAGTGATGCTGCTGAGGCTCGCTGAGATGCAAAAGACGTTGATCGTGACCAGTCATATCTTGCCCGAGTTGGCCAGGATCTGCGACACCGTCGCGATGATCACCAAAGGCAAACTGCGTGCATTCGGCACCGTCGACGAGATCATGCGAGACATTCAACAACGACGGACTTTCGAAATCTTGCTGCCCGACGATGTGTCGATCGAATCGGTCGGCCAACGCGTTCGGACTTGGTTGGACTCTCATGCCCGAGACACGCAAGCCGACGATGTGCAGAACGCGACCGCGGAAACGATGGTGCGTTTCAAGACAAGCCTGAGTGATCAGGAGATCGGCGGGCTGCTGACACACTTGATCCAACAAGGAGACACCGTGTTACAGTTCCGTGAGGTCATGGCCGACCTGGAAGACGCTTTCTTGTCAGTTGCGGGCGATGCGTCTGAGGCAGGTTCCGATGTAGAGCGATCAACATCAGATACAAACGAGACGGTCGGGAGTGGATCGGTGGGAGAAACCTCGTGA
- a CDS encoding fatty acyl-AMP ligase: MPESHIATILDAIFAHEQSQGDAIACSLLGRDEAVEQQCTFAELARGVRQLSTALREQVPSGERAMLALPFGIDYLQAFLACLHAGIIAVPAYSPRTNRQDDRFTAMMSDCQPIAVLCDKNDRDPIAAQSTDVRIIALQELRGEKSPNVICLAKPDSVAYLQYTSGSTSTPKGVMITNSNLVANNRAIRDAFGNRTDSVGVMWIPMFHDMGLVSGLQCLFVGYRNVIFATNHFIARPGMWFRAISKYGGTVTGGPNFAFQVCVDRIADDELDGLDLSSWKVAYNGAEPIRASTLDRFTERFGRIGFRSTMHFPCYGLAESTLFVSGGPAGFESPRLRLDRRSLESGLVLFSDEGGTGDTTELVSSGRPDPESDVQIVAPETSRVTADDQIGEILIDSPSVAKGYWNDPQATASDFGVTIPDHPGARYMRSGDLGFLHDGELFVTGRHKDLVIVNGRNVFPQDIEAEFEAVVSASVKNGTAVFGLEVDACEQVVVVAETSRGLYRDARHGDVEQLTNDIDTFRQTVWNNMNLHIWEIVFLRPGTFPRTTSGKIRRRACRNHFLAKSLDVIVRVPFKGDPEIVSPKNTREVPT, translated from the coding sequence ATGCCTGAGTCGCACATCGCAACCATTCTTGACGCTATCTTTGCGCACGAACAATCGCAGGGGGACGCAATCGCATGCTCGTTGCTTGGACGCGACGAAGCGGTTGAACAACAGTGCACGTTCGCCGAGTTGGCTCGTGGAGTGCGTCAATTGTCAACAGCGCTGCGAGAGCAGGTGCCGAGCGGTGAGCGGGCGATGTTGGCGTTACCATTCGGCATCGATTACTTGCAAGCGTTTCTTGCGTGCTTGCACGCGGGCATTATCGCGGTGCCCGCCTATTCGCCGCGAACCAATCGGCAAGATGATCGCTTCACAGCGATGATGTCCGATTGTCAGCCGATTGCAGTTCTGTGCGATAAAAACGACCGCGATCCTATCGCGGCGCAATCTACGGACGTGCGGATAATCGCTTTGCAAGAACTTCGTGGCGAGAAGTCCCCGAATGTAATTTGTCTTGCCAAGCCTGACTCGGTTGCTTATCTACAATATACATCGGGGTCCACGTCGACTCCCAAAGGCGTGATGATCACAAACTCAAATCTCGTTGCCAACAATCGAGCTATTCGGGACGCGTTCGGCAATCGGACAGACAGTGTTGGTGTGATGTGGATCCCAATGTTTCATGACATGGGACTGGTCAGCGGTTTGCAATGCCTTTTTGTCGGGTACCGAAATGTCATATTCGCGACCAACCACTTCATCGCGCGGCCGGGAATGTGGTTTAGAGCCATCAGCAAATACGGCGGCACGGTGACGGGTGGACCAAACTTCGCTTTTCAGGTTTGCGTAGATCGAATCGCTGACGATGAGCTTGACGGCCTTGATCTCAGCTCTTGGAAAGTGGCGTATAACGGGGCCGAGCCGATTCGGGCATCCACACTCGACCGCTTCACTGAGCGTTTTGGTCGGATCGGTTTTCGCAGCACGATGCATTTCCCATGCTATGGGCTGGCCGAGTCGACGTTGTTTGTCAGCGGCGGGCCAGCGGGTTTTGAATCGCCCCGCTTGCGGCTCGACCGGCGTTCATTGGAAAGCGGTCTCGTTCTGTTTTCCGATGAGGGTGGCACGGGAGATACGACGGAATTGGTGAGCAGTGGGCGTCCTGATCCAGAGAGTGACGTCCAAATTGTTGCCCCTGAAACCTCACGAGTCACCGCTGACGACCAAATCGGTGAGATCTTGATCGATAGCCCGAGCGTCGCGAAAGGGTATTGGAATGACCCTCAAGCGACTGCCAGCGACTTCGGCGTGACCATTCCCGATCATCCTGGCGCGCGGTACATGCGATCGGGCGACCTTGGATTCCTACATGACGGTGAATTATTCGTGACTGGTCGTCACAAGGACTTGGTCATCGTCAACGGTCGAAACGTGTTCCCCCAGGACATTGAAGCCGAATTTGAAGCGGTTGTCAGCGCATCGGTGAAGAATGGCACGGCTGTGTTCGGTTTGGAAGTGGACGCGTGCGAACAAGTCGTCGTTGTCGCGGAAACGTCGCGCGGATTATATCGAGACGCGAGACATGGAGATGTTGAGCAATTGACTAATGATATCGACACATTTCGTCAAACGGTTTGGAACAACATGAACTTGCATATCTGGGAAATCGTATTTCTCCGGCCTGGGACTTTCCCGCGAACAACCAGTGGAAAGATTCGCCGTCGCGCCTGTCGAAATCATTTCCTCGCCAAGTCACTGGATGTCATTGTCCGAGTCCCGTTCAAGGGAGACCCTGAAATCGTGTCACCGAAAAACACGAGGGAGGTGCCCACATGA
- a CDS encoding alkaline phosphatase PhoX, with protein sequence MPAQSRRKFLSDNFSAAAGFAVAGAFGSLGSRFALGESASHRSDLSETIDDTTGLPLLRLPPGFRYRSFGWTGDPMVDGVPTPEAHDGMGVIRVDGDVLTLCRNHEISEDCQAIPHPLGHAYDPMAGGGCTTLTFDTKLGQWLSSRVAMSGTSRNCAGGVTPWGTWLTAEETVMGPNDRDYYKSGVIREFQKTHGWVFEVNVDGQAMATTPQPIRDMGRFVHEAIAIDHETGIVYETEDRATSGFYRFTPNVPGKLAAGGTLEMAEVVGQPDLRGGFPNGAEFDVRWHRIDDPSLAHTKGTSVVPTPRQWETELRKQEVARKAGKQIEATSRFTIGDELGVFKQGQRAGGSMFSRLEGCWFGNGLVYFDATSGGAAEAGQIWQFDPKQQKLKLLFESPNKPTLNMPDNLCVSPQGGLMLCEDNDYGANEYPQRIFSLSPDGKLGLFAENNVRLQGEKNGFQGDFRTKEWAGATFSPDGNWMFVNIQTPGITFAITGPWADVFVS encoded by the coding sequence ATGCCCGCACAATCTCGCCGAAAATTTCTTTCTGACAATTTCTCCGCCGCCGCAGGTTTCGCCGTCGCCGGAGCATTCGGTTCGCTCGGGTCTCGATTCGCACTCGGCGAGTCCGCGAGCCATCGTAGTGACTTGTCCGAAACGATTGACGACACAACCGGATTGCCGCTGCTGAGATTGCCTCCTGGATTTCGCTATCGAAGCTTTGGATGGACCGGCGATCCAATGGTTGACGGCGTCCCGACACCAGAGGCTCACGATGGCATGGGCGTGATCCGGGTTGACGGTGACGTTCTGACCCTTTGTCGAAACCATGAAATCAGCGAAGACTGCCAAGCCATACCGCATCCGCTGGGACACGCCTACGACCCGATGGCCGGCGGCGGTTGTACGACACTGACCTTTGACACCAAACTAGGGCAATGGCTGAGCAGTCGAGTGGCCATGTCGGGAACCAGCCGCAATTGTGCCGGCGGTGTGACGCCTTGGGGGACATGGTTGACTGCGGAGGAAACCGTGATGGGGCCAAACGACCGCGACTACTACAAATCAGGCGTGATTCGAGAATTCCAGAAAACTCACGGCTGGGTTTTCGAAGTGAACGTTGATGGACAAGCGATGGCGACAACTCCACAACCGATCAGGGACATGGGACGCTTTGTGCATGAAGCGATCGCCATCGACCATGAAACGGGCATCGTCTACGAAACAGAGGACCGAGCGACATCGGGGTTCTATCGTTTTACGCCCAACGTCCCCGGCAAACTCGCCGCCGGAGGCACGCTGGAGATGGCCGAGGTCGTCGGCCAACCCGACTTGCGTGGCGGATTCCCAAACGGGGCCGAGTTCGATGTCCGCTGGCATCGCATCGATGATCCGTCGTTGGCGCACACCAAAGGCACTTCGGTGGTCCCGACGCCTCGGCAATGGGAAACGGAATTGAGAAAACAAGAGGTGGCTCGGAAAGCAGGCAAGCAGATCGAAGCGACATCTCGGTTCACGATCGGTGACGAATTGGGTGTTTTCAAACAAGGTCAGCGGGCCGGTGGTTCGATGTTCTCTCGCTTGGAAGGATGCTGGTTCGGCAACGGACTCGTTTACTTTGATGCCACCAGCGGTGGTGCGGCTGAGGCCGGGCAGATCTGGCAGTTTGATCCGAAACAACAAAAGCTGAAACTGCTGTTCGAATCACCCAACAAGCCGACGTTGAACATGCCCGACAACCTGTGCGTCAGCCCTCAAGGCGGATTGATGCTGTGCGAAGACAATGACTACGGCGCGAACGAGTACCCGCAACGTATTTTTTCGCTTTCACCCGATGGCAAGTTGGGATTGTTTGCGGAAAACAACGTGCGTCTGCAGGGAGAGAAGAACGGTTTCCAAGGCGATTTCCGAACCAAAGAATGGGCCGGGGCAACCTTCAGCCCTGACGGCAACTGGATGTTTGTCAACATTCAAACCCCAGGCATTACCTTCGCCATCACAGGCCCCTGGGCAGACGTGTTTGTCAGTTGA
- a CDS encoding acyl carrier protein, protein MKNASEIKEFLVGRVAEITGTSPDTISTNSPFYRLDIDSMTLVAIASELENFLEVPIESDLMFSAKTIDALVPKLIAVVEGKHA, encoded by the coding sequence ATGAAAAACGCCAGCGAAATCAAAGAATTCCTTGTCGGACGTGTCGCTGAGATCACTGGCACCTCGCCGGACACCATCTCCACCAACAGTCCGTTCTACCGACTCGATATCGACTCAATGACACTTGTGGCGATCGCCTCAGAGCTAGAGAACTTCCTCGAAGTTCCTATCGAATCAGATTTGATGTTCTCTGCGAAGACGATCGACGCGCTAGTCCCCAAGCTGATTGCCGTAGTGGAGGGAAAGCATGCCTGA
- a CDS encoding ECF-type sigma factor, whose protein sequence is MTLQPASVSLLLQQLKTGDEFASTEIWKRYIEQLLPLAREKLKGLRSSCADEDDILLSVFDRFFRAVKEERFAHLQNREDLWQVLLVLTDRRIADQFRKSHAQKRGGGKIVSLDDVILSESTHSDNLMELADRGPTPEFATAFANQLEVALERLDEGSSREVAVLRMEGYSTKEIGEQLGISLSAVERKLRMIRDVWSEILGQDPDAEN, encoded by the coding sequence ATGACTCTCCAGCCAGCATCGGTCAGCCTGCTCCTGCAGCAGTTGAAGACCGGTGATGAATTCGCCTCCACCGAAATCTGGAAGCGCTACATCGAGCAGTTGTTGCCGCTGGCCCGTGAGAAGTTGAAGGGGCTGCGAAGTAGTTGCGCTGACGAGGATGATATACTGCTGTCGGTCTTCGATCGTTTTTTTCGAGCCGTGAAAGAGGAGAGGTTCGCACACCTGCAGAATCGAGAAGACCTTTGGCAAGTCCTGCTGGTGTTAACGGACCGACGTATTGCTGACCAGTTTCGAAAGTCACATGCCCAGAAACGTGGTGGCGGGAAGATTGTATCTCTCGATGATGTGATCCTCAGCGAATCAACTCACTCGGACAATTTGATGGAGCTTGCTGACCGAGGTCCAACGCCTGAATTCGCGACCGCCTTTGCGAATCAACTTGAAGTTGCCCTCGAACGACTTGATGAGGGATCGAGTCGCGAGGTGGCGGTGTTGAGGATGGAGGGATATAGCACGAAAGAAATCGGCGAGCAGCTTGGCATCAGCCTCAGTGCCGTCGAACGCAAACTGCGAATGATTCGAGACGTATGGAGCGAGATACTCGGGCAAGACCCTGACGCGGAAAACTGA
- a CDS encoding WD40 repeat domain-containing serine/threonine protein kinase — MDIQEIDRLCDEFERRVRGESRLSVEDFLRDVEGGDCEELIVELLKIEAELVTPSIRLGLQASERLQSAHLTDKQSERAMKIARLRKSLAFQMSETFKSGPDSESVRIDPPNKSFGEYEIEEEISRGGMGIVYRARHTRLNRVVALKMILAGQLAGEVDVLRFQAEAEMAAQLDHPNIVPIFEVGQHDGQHYFSMGFVEGESLAQRIKEGPFPSAEAAEVTRIISEAIAYAHRRGVIHRDLKPANILLATKADPLGSDTSRLASPHSSRPSSTHSSRPPSTRARHLSYSPKITDFGLAKKTAEDQGLTATGQILGTPAFMPPEQACGEISKLTETGDVYSLGAILYTLLVGRPPFQAASTMDTILQVRHSAPVPPRQFNPSVPRDLETICLKCLEKDGRKRYGSATDLADELQRYLNGEPILARPVSRFEHAWRLCLRNPVIATLSGTAVLLLVVGTIVSAYFAVKSRRESATAVSQTNFALEKAEQARIAEGLARERLEQVEAANAETEQAFFQLNTSLGLTYAQQNQPRDAMLWFSNAARIARPNSPQARASLVRVNTWQHASSKPLRMLWHDGEELQQTIVNPQRLQIATLTLQHRCTLWDPIENISHAVSQEASAIDWSPDGSLLAVGCTHGNVLLIDSQTKKVEATISLNEGSGDPITAVRFGPDGSRIALANSMVRVWDIEREVFITPPLVHPKAVQSVCFSSTDPLISTACEDNYVRLFPIDPNIADPALEPLHHMLRIWPMQPPYDPCFVGDGRYVATLPRSNATALVDVKTGKVAFEIQLDSAAITRQRLSRDGRLLAVVSSAGAQVWDCQTRSQISSVDANLRLLAIRPDNAELLVTTDTEAIGQWSIAEQNWTAEGIAPELTGIEDIAYTFDGERFVTSYPEGMVCLWAMPLGEARNRSIQLAGGGSAMKLSRDGQYLLPTGAGWFWGNLHQTQLCSAADLSTLGRPLTANALLIDCDITSDNETVATASYDAIEFWNWRTAERITPTIPLESEPLAIGFPLNSKDLIVVRADATISKFDTKTGESIFDVTHGEQQEVRIKRYGTGSHRYQDSDGRATGYPKTTRSLHLSDDGDWFVSGALSDEVHVRRVRDGSLRYPPLPHDQPATATGLSADERFLATASGNNAYVWDFTTGSCISPPLQHSSQVNHAVFSSQGDQLLTLTNDGTALLWNWRTAVVDIPPLNHEEPIFDGAFVSDGEWLVTVGRRSAKFWSRQTGRIVTPPVTLNVNVTARVLSSRDDTWVFVSGGAGSNNAARNEGRSITAIPLHDFEIQPDDKLIVEIGAFAELIANKRIDDGVPVPLNSREWRDRFTELLVNRPEWFDSIYSP; from the coding sequence ATGGACATACAAGAAATCGACCGTTTATGCGACGAGTTTGAACGGCGTGTACGTGGGGAATCGCGATTAAGTGTGGAGGATTTCCTAAGAGACGTTGAGGGCGGCGACTGCGAGGAGTTGATTGTCGAATTACTGAAGATCGAAGCTGAGTTAGTGACTCCATCGATCCGGCTAGGCTTGCAAGCGAGTGAACGATTGCAGTCCGCGCACTTGACCGATAAACAGAGCGAACGAGCGATGAAAATCGCGAGGCTGAGAAAATCGCTTGCGTTCCAGATGTCGGAAACTTTCAAATCGGGTCCAGACAGCGAGAGCGTGCGTATCGATCCACCAAACAAGTCGTTTGGCGAATATGAGATCGAAGAAGAAATCTCGCGTGGCGGAATGGGCATTGTCTACCGCGCGCGACACACAAGGCTCAACCGAGTTGTCGCACTCAAGATGATCCTCGCCGGACAACTGGCTGGCGAAGTGGATGTTCTGCGTTTCCAGGCTGAAGCGGAGATGGCCGCGCAACTTGATCACCCCAATATCGTCCCGATCTTCGAAGTCGGCCAGCACGACGGACAACATTACTTTTCGATGGGATTTGTGGAAGGCGAAAGCCTCGCCCAACGCATCAAAGAGGGTCCGTTTCCATCCGCCGAGGCAGCGGAAGTGACACGGATTATCAGTGAGGCCATCGCCTACGCCCATCGCCGCGGCGTCATTCATCGCGATCTGAAGCCTGCCAATATCCTCCTTGCTACCAAAGCCGATCCACTCGGCTCGGATACCTCGCGTCTCGCATCGCCCCATTCCTCACGCCCCTCCTCCACGCATTCGTCGCGTCCCCCATCCACTCGTGCCCGTCACTTGTCCTACTCGCCGAAAATCACTGACTTCGGTCTTGCCAAGAAGACGGCAGAGGACCAAGGTCTGACCGCGACGGGGCAAATTCTTGGCACGCCTGCTTTCATGCCTCCCGAACAAGCCTGCGGCGAGATTTCGAAACTGACCGAGACTGGCGATGTCTATTCGCTTGGTGCGATCCTCTACACACTGCTTGTCGGACGCCCCCCGTTCCAGGCGGCCAGCACGATGGACACGATTCTGCAAGTTCGCCACTCCGCCCCGGTCCCGCCGCGACAATTCAATCCCTCAGTCCCTCGCGATCTTGAAACGATCTGTTTGAAGTGTCTCGAAAAGGACGGTCGCAAACGTTACGGCTCGGCAACGGACTTGGCCGACGAACTGCAACGTTATCTTAACGGCGAACCGATCCTTGCTCGGCCCGTCTCTCGGTTCGAGCACGCCTGGCGTTTGTGTCTTCGCAACCCAGTCATCGCTACTTTGTCGGGGACCGCTGTCCTGCTATTGGTCGTCGGAACGATCGTTTCAGCTTACTTTGCCGTCAAGTCGCGACGCGAGTCTGCGACCGCAGTCTCCCAAACCAATTTCGCACTTGAAAAAGCCGAACAAGCTCGAATTGCTGAAGGCCTGGCGAGGGAACGGCTTGAGCAAGTAGAGGCCGCCAACGCGGAAACGGAGCAGGCGTTCTTTCAACTCAATACCTCACTTGGTTTGACGTACGCCCAGCAGAATCAGCCGCGCGACGCAATGTTGTGGTTTTCCAACGCGGCAAGGATCGCGCGGCCCAATTCGCCACAAGCCCGCGCAAGCCTGGTCCGCGTCAATACCTGGCAGCACGCCTCCTCCAAGCCCTTGCGGATGTTGTGGCACGACGGGGAGGAACTCCAGCAAACGATTGTGAACCCGCAACGCCTTCAAATCGCCACATTGACGTTGCAGCATCGCTGTACCCTCTGGGATCCCATTGAGAACATTTCGCACGCTGTTTCCCAAGAGGCGTCCGCAATCGATTGGAGCCCCGATGGTTCACTATTGGCCGTCGGTTGCACCCACGGCAATGTACTACTTATCGATTCTCAAACGAAGAAAGTCGAGGCGACGATCTCGCTGAACGAAGGTTCCGGCGACCCGATCACCGCTGTTCGATTCGGTCCTGATGGTTCGCGGATTGCACTTGCCAATTCGATGGTGCGTGTGTGGGACATCGAAAGAGAGGTGTTCATCACGCCACCGCTGGTTCATCCCAAGGCCGTGCAGTCCGTCTGCTTTTCTTCGACAGATCCGCTGATATCGACTGCCTGCGAGGACAACTATGTGCGGCTGTTTCCTATCGATCCCAATATCGCCGATCCTGCCTTAGAACCGCTTCATCACATGTTACGAATCTGGCCAATGCAACCTCCCTACGACCCGTGTTTCGTGGGCGACGGTCGATATGTGGCTACCCTGCCAAGGTCAAATGCCACAGCACTTGTCGATGTCAAAACGGGGAAAGTCGCCTTTGAAATCCAGCTTGATAGCGCCGCCATTACGCGTCAAAGGCTCAGCAGAGACGGTCGATTGCTGGCCGTCGTCAGTTCCGCGGGCGCTCAGGTTTGGGACTGCCAAACCCGCTCCCAAATCAGCTCCGTAGATGCGAACCTTCGTCTTCTAGCCATACGGCCTGATAATGCGGAGCTGTTAGTCACCACCGATACCGAAGCGATCGGCCAATGGTCAATCGCGGAGCAGAATTGGACCGCAGAAGGTATCGCGCCCGAGTTAACCGGAATAGAAGACATCGCCTATACGTTCGATGGCGAACGCTTCGTAACAAGTTATCCTGAAGGCATGGTTTGCTTGTGGGCCATGCCGCTCGGCGAGGCTCGGAACCGGAGCATCCAATTGGCCGGTGGCGGCTCGGCGATGAAACTCAGTCGCGATGGACAATACCTGCTTCCGACAGGTGCCGGCTGGTTCTGGGGAAACCTTCATCAGACTCAATTGTGCTCCGCTGCCGATCTCTCAACCCTTGGCCGGCCTCTGACCGCAAACGCCCTGCTAATCGACTGCGATATTACTTCCGACAATGAAACCGTCGCCACGGCCAGTTATGACGCCATCGAATTCTGGAACTGGCGAACGGCTGAGCGAATCACACCGACGATTCCCCTCGAATCTGAACCACTCGCGATCGGCTTTCCGTTGAATAGCAAAGACTTGATCGTCGTTCGCGCGGATGCCACCATCTCGAAATTCGACACCAAGACGGGAGAATCAATCTTTGATGTTACGCACGGCGAGCAGCAGGAAGTGCGTATTAAACGCTATGGAACAGGGAGCCATCGTTACCAAGATAGCGATGGCAGAGCGACAGGGTATCCGAAGACAACGCGCAGTCTCCATCTCAGTGATGATGGCGATTGGTTCGTCAGCGGAGCTCTTAGTGACGAGGTGCATGTCCGACGCGTGCGCGACGGATCACTAAGATACCCACCCTTGCCACATGACCAGCCGGCCACTGCAACCGGGCTCAGCGCCGACGAGCGGTTCTTGGCGACAGCCAGCGGCAACAACGCCTACGTCTGGGATTTCACCACCGGCAGCTGCATCTCACCTCCGTTGCAGCATAGTAGCCAAGTGAATCATGCCGTTTTCAGTTCCCAAGGCGACCAACTTTTGACACTAACGAATGACGGTACGGCGCTGCTATGGAACTGGAGAACGGCTGTCGTGGATATCCCTCCGCTCAACCATGAAGAACCGATATTCGACGGCGCTTTTGTCAGCGATGGCGAGTGGCTGGTAACGGTCGGCCGAAGATCGGCCAAATTCTGGAGTCGACAAACCGGTCGTATCGTGACGCCACCGGTTACTCTCAATGTGAACGTCACCGCACGCGTTCTATCGTCTCGCGACGACACCTGGGTGTTCGTTTCTGGCGGAGCCGGATCGAACAACGCAGCAAGAAACGAAGGCAGGTCGATCACCGCAATCCCACTTCACGACTTCGAAATTCAACCCGACGACAAACTCATTGTCGAAATTGGAGCGTTCGCAGAGCTCATCGCCAACAAACGAATTGACGACGGCGTGCCCGTACCTCTCAATAGCCGCGAGTGGCGCGATCGATTCACGGAACTCTTGGTCAACCGGCCCGAATGGTTCGACTCCATCTATTCGCCGTAA